A window of Gloeocapsopsis sp. IPPAS B-1203 contains these coding sequences:
- a CDS encoding tetratricopeptide repeat protein — MRLQRQSNKQIITIEPKLTVGHGGEARVFVLPQDEQLVAKVYHKPTKAHAQKLMAMLANPPENPTAAKGHISIAWPTDLLYPGDGSDRVIGFLMPRVHKMHSVLEFYNPKTRRQTCPFFNYLYLHRTARNLVTAMGALHSRGYCIGDINESNILVSDTALITLVDTDSFQVPDPKSGYVYRCGVGKAEFTPPELQGKNFAHFERKPEHDLFGLAVLLFQLLMEGTHPFAGIYQGIGDPPSFSARINAGHFVYSKSKRVPYNPTPIAPPFELLYPSLQQLFLRCFEEGHHNPKLRPNAQAWQTALIEAEKSLITCTSNNQHRYSNHLSSCPWCERAVRLGGRDQFPSLQAVRAGQHLQPVKRKRVTLPKKDYQQQVLSAFNSAAANPTAKLVVGKHKKRFNPLMWGLIGTGALVCLEIIVIVHDLQISPQTIANLFPDRSEAKPAIPQPSLNGNQISIAYYDQGNFHYKLGDYKGAIENFNRALLYNPNDANAYVNRGNARYEIAQHSSNPVMEYQAAIADFDQALQLNPSAEEAYLSRGIVRHDTAKFSKDTDKNYLAAISDFNQTVMLNPSNAKAYVKRGISYYKLAQNSKNIQHPGYQEAINDFNQALRLNNQEAEAYIKRGIVRYEIAQSDKTQNQDHSSALTDLKQAAKLFLAQGDVESYQEALSNICVVLENKCQSFLQNPEKFITSKVHLMTPKPQQSN, encoded by the coding sequence ATGCGGTTGCAACGTCAATCGAACAAACAAATTATCACCATTGAACCCAAGTTGACTGTAGGACATGGGGGTGAAGCGCGAGTTTTTGTCTTGCCGCAAGACGAGCAGTTGGTGGCAAAAGTTTATCACAAGCCAACCAAGGCTCACGCGCAAAAACTCATGGCAATGCTTGCTAATCCGCCAGAAAATCCTACAGCAGCAAAAGGGCATATTTCGATTGCTTGGCCTACTGATTTGTTGTATCCAGGAGATGGTAGCGATCGCGTTATCGGCTTTTTGATGCCTCGCGTTCACAAGATGCACTCGGTCTTAGAGTTCTATAACCCCAAAACCCGCCGCCAAACCTGCCCCTTCTTTAACTATCTTTACTTACACCGCACAGCACGTAACCTTGTCACCGCAATGGGAGCACTGCACTCCCGAGGTTATTGTATTGGAGATATCAACGAATCAAATATTCTTGTGAGTGATACTGCCTTAATTACTTTGGTAGACACTGACTCATTTCAAGTGCCAGATCCTAAAAGTGGCTATGTGTATCGCTGTGGAGTTGGGAAAGCAGAATTTACTCCGCCTGAATTACAAGGCAAAAACTTCGCCCACTTCGAGCGCAAACCAGAACACGACCTTTTTGGATTAGCAGTGCTGTTATTTCAACTCTTGATGGAAGGAACGCACCCGTTTGCTGGCATCTATCAAGGAATTGGCGATCCCCCTTCATTTTCAGCACGCATTAATGCTGGACATTTTGTCTACAGTAAAAGCAAGCGCGTCCCCTACAATCCTACGCCGATCGCACCCCCTTTTGAACTCCTTTATCCTTCCTTACAGCAGCTTTTCTTACGTTGTTTTGAAGAAGGGCATCACAATCCTAAATTGCGACCGAATGCCCAAGCATGGCAAACTGCTTTAATTGAAGCAGAAAAATCGCTGATAACTTGCACATCAAATAACCAACACCGCTACAGCAACCACCTTAGTTCTTGTCCTTGGTGCGAGCGTGCAGTCAGACTAGGAGGACGCGATCAGTTTCCTTCACTACAAGCTGTTCGTGCAGGTCAACACCTCCAACCAGTGAAGCGCAAGCGTGTCACACTACCAAAAAAAGACTATCAGCAGCAAGTACTATCAGCTTTTAATTCCGCTGCAGCTAACCCAACTGCAAAACTAGTTGTTGGGAAACATAAAAAGAGATTTAATCCTTTGATGTGGGGTTTGATTGGCACAGGAGCACTAGTTTGTCTAGAGATTATTGTAATTGTTCACGATCTGCAAATTTCTCCACAAACTATCGCCAATCTTTTTCCTGATAGAAGTGAGGCAAAACCTGCAATACCACAACCTTCACTAAATGGTAATCAAATTTCGATTGCTTACTACGATCAAGGCAATTTTCATTACAAATTAGGTGACTACAAAGGAGCAATTGAAAATTTCAATCGCGCTTTACTTTATAATCCTAACGATGCTAATGCTTATGTCAACCGTGGTAATGCTCGTTATGAGATAGCCCAACATAGTAGTAATCCTGTGATGGAATATCAAGCTGCGATCGCTGATTTTGATCAAGCGTTGCAACTTAACCCATCAGCTGAGGAAGCTTACCTGAGTCGCGGTATTGTCCGCCATGACACTGCTAAATTCAGTAAAGATACAGATAAAAATTATTTGGCAGCTATTAGTGACTTCAACCAAACTGTGATGCTGAACCCAAGCAATGCTAAAGCATACGTAAAAAGAGGCATTTCTTACTATAAATTAGCGCAAAATAGTAAAAATATTCAGCATCCAGGCTATCAAGAAGCCATCAATGACTTCAATCAAGCTTTGCGACTTAACAATCAAGAAGCTGAAGCATATATTAAGCGGGGTATTGTTCGCTACGAAATTGCTCAAAGTGACAAAACTCAGAACCAAGACCATTCCAGTGCGTTGACAGATTTAAAGCAAGCCGCGAAACTTTTTTTGGCACAAGGAGATGTGGAAAGTTATCAAGAAGCTTTAAGTAACATTTGTGTAGTGCTAGAAAATAAATGCCAATCGTTCTTACAAAATCCAGAAAAGTTTATTACCTCCAAAGTACACTTGATGACTCCCAAGCCGCAGCAGAGTAACTAG
- a CDS encoding response regulator, producing the protein MATILVVEDTLSELELISNYLRESGFTVIGVTSAKEALNKAIEQKIDAIVTDIVMPGMSGFELCRKLKNNPDTEQLPIIICSSKDQEIDRFWGMKQGAAVYVTKPFTREELVRAVKSVVA; encoded by the coding sequence GTGGCTACAATTTTGGTAGTTGAAGATACTTTATCAGAACTAGAACTAATTAGTAATTATTTACGAGAGAGTGGTTTCACTGTCATTGGTGTTACTAGTGCTAAAGAAGCTTTGAATAAAGCGATAGAACAAAAAATCGATGCAATAGTCACAGATATTGTCATGCCAGGGATGAGTGGTTTTGAATTATGCCGTAAGCTTAAAAACAATCCAGATACAGAACAATTACCAATAATTATTTGTAGTTCTAAAGATCAAGAAATTGATCGTTTTTGGGGTATGAAACAAGGAGCAGCTGTCTATGTCACTAAACCTTTTACCCGAGAAGAGTTGGTTCGTGCTGTAAAATCTGTCGTAGCTTAA
- a CDS encoding chemotaxis protein CheW — protein sequence MDIPILTPQLHQHKTSVGESYLRFQLNENTPAVLLMKYVQEVLIISNGRITPIPNMPECILGLFNRRNRIFWAIDLASMLTSQPVDASSQQYHVMIIRVGEIPLSLIVREIKGTIRLVSDLQPLEEGTATIQPYLQGYIWQHQEKLLVLNAEAIVHSPSLYNY from the coding sequence ATGGATATTCCTATCCTGACACCGCAATTGCATCAGCATAAAACAAGTGTAGGTGAATCTTATCTAAGATTTCAACTTAATGAGAATACTCCAGCTGTCCTTTTAATGAAGTACGTTCAAGAAGTCTTAATTATTTCAAATGGGCGCATAACGCCTATACCTAATATGCCTGAATGCATATTAGGTTTATTTAATCGACGCAATCGCATTTTCTGGGCAATCGACTTGGCATCTATGTTAACTTCACAACCTGTTGACGCTAGTAGTCAGCAGTACCACGTTATGATAATTCGAGTTGGGGAGATTCCACTCAGCTTAATTGTACGAGAAATTAAAGGAACAATTAGGCTAGTGTCAGATTTACAGCCTTTAGAGGAGGGTACTGCCACAATACAACCTTACCTGCAAGGATATATTTGGCAACACCAAGAGAAATTGCTTGTATTAAATGCTGAAGCAATTGTACACTCGCCCAGTTTATACAACTACTAG
- a CDS encoding methyl-accepting chemotaxis protein has protein sequence MATRFKQEPTSRHKHKKASHLNNSTHNTPQMPSSSVQHSLSGLDNHQIPTQQSNQNSVFDQLGLSFWRRLSLKTKATTLAIALSTLPIVVLGATAYYITSKTITNNVTQQQQARAIALADQFDNFISQRYLDIQNLAQSNLLNDPTVRTLFPTQSKELSLEQYIKNNPGYDNIVVINPAGQVILQTAGEGISNYSNVDYFQQSIQTKRPVVTPPRKSLLTGEYSIYAAAPVINTTTGEVFAVVRSRTPVQYFNEILHAEAKNLAQSGNRFGVEEYFAVNDLGKVVVAPTEHLDYIGEDAQAVFPRVAPRLINNTSVGSLIDRDRVERQQYLVAYTPIRQIESQTALNWSAMVALPTAQVFAARQGLFLPFFLGTTVFTILVGAIAAYLVNRALRPVVNASLAVQKLGEGNLNTRLSVQGKDELAVLGSNINVMANQLQSLLRQQEEVTEQAQLFADVTFRIRRSLNVDDILKTAVKEVRKVLKSDRVVIYQFNSDLSGTIVAEAVAPGWTQALSDTIDDPCFKDRHIQQYKNGRVRAIDNIHQAGLTDCHIKTLERFEVKANLVAPILKDNQLLGLLIAHQCATTRAWQQAEIDLFTQLATQIGFALDQAYLLEQVEKARAVAEEVSGDQRQQKESLQQQLIGLLSDVEQAAQGNLTVRAEVTAGEIGTVADFFNSIIESLRQLATNVKTAASQVNFAVAENQGAMHQLADQASQQAEAIAHSLDSLAHMTDSIQAVAASAHQAAEVTRTASLTAQVGGVAMNHTVDSILNLRQTVATTAGKVRQLSESSQQISKVVSLINQIALQTNVLAINASIEANRAGEEGRGFALVAEEIGELASQSSAATKEIEQIVENIQRETVEVAHAMELGTNQVIEGTNLVEDTKKNLRKIFDGSRQIDQLVQSISHATIAQAQTSQQVTQLIKEIAIISEQTADSARQVSSSLQETTTVTQQLQASVGVFKVDDES, from the coding sequence ATGGCAACCCGATTTAAACAGGAACCAACAAGCAGACACAAGCACAAGAAAGCAAGTCATCTCAATAATTCTACGCACAACACTCCTCAAATGCCTAGTAGCAGTGTTCAGCATTCCCTGTCAGGGTTAGATAATCATCAGATTCCAACTCAGCAGTCGAATCAAAACTCAGTTTTCGATCAGTTAGGTTTATCTTTTTGGCGGCGGTTGAGCTTAAAGACTAAAGCAACTACACTAGCGATCGCACTCAGCACACTTCCAATTGTAGTTCTTGGGGCGACAGCTTACTACATTACAAGTAAAACTATTACAAATAATGTCACTCAGCAACAACAAGCCCGTGCAATTGCTTTGGCGGATCAGTTCGATAATTTTATCTCACAACGCTATTTAGACATTCAAAACTTAGCACAATCGAATTTACTAAATGATCCCACAGTTCGCACATTATTTCCTACTCAATCAAAAGAATTAAGTTTAGAGCAATATATAAAAAATAACCCTGGCTACGACAATATTGTTGTTATTAATCCTGCGGGTCAAGTTATTCTGCAAACTGCTGGAGAAGGAATCTCCAACTATAGTAATGTAGATTACTTTCAGCAAAGTATTCAAACCAAGCGTCCAGTTGTGACGCCGCCAAGAAAGTCTTTATTAACAGGCGAGTATTCAATCTATGCAGCTGCACCTGTAATTAATACAACAACAGGAGAGGTATTCGCCGTTGTGCGATCGCGAACTCCAGTACAATATTTTAATGAAATCTTACACGCTGAAGCAAAAAACTTAGCTCAAAGTGGCAATCGTTTTGGAGTTGAAGAATATTTTGCAGTTAATGATTTGGGCAAAGTTGTTGTTGCGCCAACAGAGCATTTGGACTACATTGGCGAAGATGCTCAAGCAGTATTTCCCCGTGTTGCTCCACGCTTAATCAACAATACTTCAGTAGGTAGTCTCATCGATCGAGATCGCGTTGAGCGCCAGCAGTACTTAGTTGCTTATACTCCCATTCGGCAAATTGAAAGTCAAACTGCATTAAATTGGAGTGCAATGGTTGCACTACCGACAGCACAAGTATTCGCAGCCCGCCAGGGACTATTTTTACCCTTCTTTCTAGGAACAACAGTATTTACTATTCTTGTAGGTGCGATCGCTGCTTATTTAGTCAACCGCGCCTTACGTCCAGTCGTCAATGCATCACTAGCTGTCCAAAAACTCGGAGAAGGAAACCTCAACACAAGACTTAGCGTCCAAGGCAAAGACGAATTAGCAGTGCTAGGTTCTAATATCAACGTTATGGCGAACCAACTGCAAAGTTTGCTGCGACAGCAAGAAGAAGTGACAGAACAAGCCCAATTGTTTGCTGATGTCACTTTTCGGATTCGCCGTTCCTTGAACGTAGACGATATTCTTAAAACAGCAGTTAAAGAAGTTAGAAAAGTTCTTAAAAGCGATCGCGTTGTTATTTATCAGTTCAACTCTGACTTAAGTGGCACTATCGTCGCTGAAGCAGTAGCACCAGGATGGACACAAGCTCTATCAGACACCATAGACGATCCTTGTTTCAAAGATCGACACATTCAGCAATACAAAAATGGTCGCGTTCGAGCAATTGATAACATTCATCAAGCTGGTTTAACTGATTGTCACATCAAGACTTTAGAACGATTTGAAGTTAAAGCTAATTTAGTCGCACCGATCTTAAAAGACAATCAATTATTAGGGTTGCTGATTGCTCATCAATGTGCCACAACTCGTGCTTGGCAACAGGCTGAAATTGATTTATTTACTCAGTTAGCAACTCAGATTGGATTTGCATTAGATCAAGCATATCTCCTAGAGCAAGTTGAAAAAGCTCGTGCAGTTGCCGAAGAAGTCTCTGGAGATCAGCGACAGCAAAAAGAATCACTCCAGCAACAGTTAATCGGATTACTCAGCGATGTTGAACAAGCAGCTCAAGGAAATCTGACGGTACGTGCAGAAGTTACCGCAGGAGAGATTGGTACAGTTGCTGACTTTTTTAACTCAATTATCGAAAGTTTGCGACAACTGGCGACAAATGTCAAAACAGCGGCAAGTCAAGTCAACTTTGCTGTTGCCGAAAACCAAGGGGCAATGCATCAACTAGCAGATCAAGCCTCACAACAAGCCGAAGCGATCGCCCATAGCCTTGATTCTTTGGCGCATATGACAGATTCGATTCAAGCAGTCGCTGCTAGCGCGCACCAAGCCGCAGAAGTCACCCGCACTGCTTCTCTTACTGCCCAAGTAGGAGGAGTCGCAATGAACCACACGGTAGACAGTATTCTAAACCTACGCCAAACCGTTGCTACTACTGCAGGTAAAGTCCGACAGTTAAGTGAGTCTTCGCAACAAATTTCCAAAGTTGTTTCTTTAATTAACCAAATTGCATTGCAAACTAACGTTTTAGCTATTAACGCTAGCATAGAAGCAAATCGTGCAGGTGAAGAAGGTAGAGGCTTTGCTTTGGTAGCAGAAGAAATTGGCGAACTGGCATCGCAATCAAGCGCAGCAACAAAAGAAATTGAACAAATTGTGGAAAATATTCAACGTGAAACTGTTGAAGTCGCCCATGCTATGGAACTTGGCACAAATCAAGTAATTGAAGGAACTAACTTAGTTGAAGATACAAAGAAAAACCTGAGGAAAATCTTTGATGGTTCGCGCCAAATCGACCAATTAGTACAATCAATTTCTCACGCCACAATTGCTCAAGCTCAGACTTCACAACAAGTCACGCAATTAATTAAAGAAATTGCCATAATTTCTGAACAAACAGCAGATTCTGCAAGACAAGTTTCAAGCTCTTTACAAGAGACGACTACTGTAACACAACAGTTACAAGCTTCCGTTGGTGTCTTTAAAGTTGATGATGAAAGTTAA
- a CDS encoding response regulator yields MAIYGKFQTLRPLSLLAHLCSSYDSACLKVNSNTVSWLIYVKQGKIIYASQTVDPLDRLDCYLRRFSYHTATLNSEIRTKLRLMFDEESTLHPEYQAICWLVNNQYLNQAQAAALIEYLVKEVIESFLLIKESTYEINENYSPLSSELCHLDLQDIVKHCQNKLQVWQSFAPYIWSPYQRPYLCHQSGIKEQLSPEIQHKLSAILKGFSIRHLAVLLNQDELQLARSLYPYIKMGNIILQDPQPPFEQLPKTYESPTESQAVQQIQTPATVDIAPPVASIKNHNRDDDKNTVSLTKITPNSQQPVVSRRPTQPIEKFVVSQNNSVEKSATPPEKITNPYPNKNKFKVVCIDDSQAMLQELNHFLDDENFDVFTINDPVKALMQVVRIKPDLILLDVRMAGIDGYELCRLLRNHFLFKSTPIIMVTGNTGIIDRVKARIVGASGYLTKPFTQSELFKIIFRHLS; encoded by the coding sequence ATGGCTATTTATGGCAAGTTTCAAACCCTACGCCCTTTAAGCTTACTAGCACATTTATGTAGTAGTTACGATAGTGCTTGTTTAAAAGTAAATAGCAATACTGTTTCTTGGTTGATTTATGTAAAACAAGGCAAAATTATTTATGCCTCTCAAACAGTTGATCCTCTCGATCGTCTCGATTGTTATCTGCGACGATTCAGTTATCACACCGCTACACTCAACAGTGAAATCCGCACCAAACTTCGTTTGATGTTTGACGAAGAGTCGACACTACATCCTGAATACCAAGCAATTTGTTGGCTCGTGAATAATCAATATTTGAATCAAGCTCAAGCAGCAGCTTTGATTGAATATCTTGTTAAAGAGGTTATAGAATCATTTCTCTTAATTAAAGAAAGCACATACGAAATAAATGAAAACTATAGTCCACTATCATCTGAATTGTGTCATCTTGATCTTCAAGATATAGTTAAACACTGCCAGAATAAATTACAAGTTTGGCAGTCTTTTGCACCTTATATTTGGTCTCCTTATCAACGTCCTTATTTATGCCATCAGTCAGGAATAAAAGAGCAACTTTCTCCAGAAATCCAACATAAATTGAGTGCAATTCTTAAAGGTTTTAGTATTCGGCATTTAGCTGTTTTGCTGAATCAAGATGAATTACAACTAGCACGAAGTTTGTATCCTTATATCAAAATGGGGAATATTATCTTGCAAGATCCCCAACCACCATTTGAGCAGCTACCGAAAACCTATGAATCACCTACAGAAAGTCAAGCTGTGCAACAAATACAAACTCCTGCTACAGTTGACATTGCACCTCCAGTAGCATCTATCAAAAATCACAATCGTGATGATGACAAAAATACAGTTTCTTTAACTAAAATTACACCCAATTCACAACAACCAGTTGTTAGTCGTCGCCCTACTCAACCTATTGAGAAATTCGTAGTATCTCAAAACAACTCTGTTGAAAAATCAGCTACACCCCCAGAAAAAATTACTAATCCTTATCCAAACAAAAATAAATTTAAAGTTGTCTGTATTGATGATAGTCAAGCAATGCTACAAGAGCTAAATCATTTCTTAGATGATGAAAATTTTGATGTTTTTACAATCAACGATCCTGTTAAAGCTCTTATGCAAGTTGTAAGGATTAAGCCTGACTTAATTCTATTGGACGTGAGAATGGCTGGTATAGATGGATATGAGTTATGTCGTCTTCTTCGTAATCATTTTTTATTTAAGAGTACTCCCATTATTATGGTGACAGGTAATACAGGAATTATTGATCGAGTAAAAGCTAGAATTGTAGGCGCGTCTGGATATTTAACTAAACCTTTTACTCAGTCAGAACTCTTTAAAATCATCTTTCGGCACTTATCTTGA
- a CDS encoding DevA family ABC transporter ATP-binding protein → MQQPVIHIQHLNHYFGEGELRKQVLFDINLEIFAGEIVIMTGPSGSGKTTILTLVGGLRSAHSGSLKVLGQELCQATSQQLVQARRHNGYIFQAHNLHRSLTALQNVCMGLEVHGNLSRTKMQYRAAQILTEVGLGDRLHYYPDNLSGGQKQRVAIARALVSHPKIVLADEPTAALDSKSGRNVVNLMQQLAQEQGCTILMVTHDNRILDIADRIVHMEDGTLSNNTLSLDAA, encoded by the coding sequence ATGCAGCAACCTGTTATTCATATTCAACATCTCAATCACTACTTTGGTGAAGGTGAGTTACGCAAGCAAGTCCTATTCGACATTAATCTAGAGATTTTTGCCGGTGAAATTGTGATTATGACCGGACCCTCTGGCTCAGGCAAAACAACGATTTTGACTTTAGTCGGAGGATTGCGATCGGCACACTCTGGTAGTTTAAAAGTATTAGGACAAGAACTTTGCCAAGCGACTTCTCAGCAATTAGTTCAAGCACGCAGACATAATGGCTACATTTTTCAAGCTCATAATCTGCATCGCAGTCTGACAGCACTCCAAAATGTGTGTATGGGTTTAGAAGTTCATGGCAATTTATCCCGCACCAAAATGCAATATCGAGCTGCTCAAATATTAACCGAGGTTGGATTAGGCGATCGCCTACACTACTACCCTGACAATCTCTCTGGTGGGCAGAAACAACGAGTAGCAATTGCTCGTGCTTTGGTAAGTCACCCTAAAATTGTTCTCGCTGATGAACCTACAGCAGCACTTGACAGTAAATCGGGGCGAAATGTCGTTAATCTAATGCAGCAGTTAGCCCAAGAACAAGGTTGCACCATCCTGATGGTGACTCACGACAATCGGATTTTAGATATTGCAGATCGAATTGTTCATATGGAAGATGGAACATTATCTAATAACACGCTATCCCTCGATGCCGCCTAG
- a CDS encoding TolC family protein has translation MKQLRHSLWLSLSMMVAVSQTADADTLPGNLIDKNTFLKQHNSSHNSLLLSAIPTNAADKGVIPSLSQKGRSTAGVLSQNNTPTDNRNIVVPTVPTPATPGTAIPAAPDVRPPAEIPDYLNPSPNPLQFPTRPEEVRIQGTQPITFQQALELAQRNNRQLQVARLNLERSRDTLREAQAALLPNVGLSAGLTRSSSSSGNQNPFQQQTGARTSFSGQAQLSYSIYTSGERSSRIRAAEEQIRLNELQLEQTAQQLRLDVANDYYNLQASDELVRINQSAVTNAQASLRDAQALEQAGVGTRFDVLQSEVQLANATQELTNALSQQQNSRRQLAARLSLAQSVSLAAAEPVQIAGLWNLPLEDSIVLAFRNRSELQQQLAQRNISEAQRRIALSQLGPRVNVLTSYDVNDTFNDGSGITDNYSLGANVSLNLYDGGAARARARQEEANIAIAETNFADTRNQVRFEVEESYNTLQANLANIQTASVALEQAREALRLARLRFQAGVGTQTEVIDAENALTNAEGNRVTAILDYNRALARLQRAISSSQPR, from the coding sequence GTGAAACAATTACGTCACAGCTTGTGGTTGAGCCTTTCTATGATGGTGGCAGTATCTCAGACTGCTGATGCTGATACCTTGCCAGGTAATCTAATTGATAAGAATACATTTTTAAAACAGCACAATAGCAGTCATAATAGTTTATTGCTAAGCGCGATACCTACCAATGCTGCAGATAAAGGTGTTATCCCTAGCCTTTCTCAAAAAGGTAGATCGACAGCTGGAGTTTTGTCCCAGAATAATACTCCGACAGATAATCGAAACATTGTTGTGCCCACGGTTCCTACTCCAGCAACGCCAGGAACTGCTATACCTGCTGCCCCTGACGTGCGTCCTCCAGCAGAGATACCAGATTATCTTAATCCCAGCCCTAATCCACTGCAATTTCCTACTCGACCAGAAGAAGTCCGTATTCAAGGAACTCAGCCGATTACATTTCAACAAGCACTAGAACTCGCACAGCGGAATAATCGCCAACTTCAAGTAGCTAGGCTCAATTTAGAGCGAAGCCGTGATACTTTACGCGAAGCCCAAGCTGCTTTGCTTCCTAATGTTGGTTTGAGTGCAGGGCTAACTCGTTCTTCATCTTCGTCTGGCAATCAAAACCCGTTTCAGCAACAAACTGGAGCTAGGACATCTTTCTCTGGTCAAGCACAACTGAGCTACAGTATTTATACCTCTGGAGAGAGAAGCTCTCGCATTCGTGCAGCAGAAGAACAAATCCGTTTAAATGAATTACAGCTAGAGCAAACAGCACAACAACTTCGATTAGACGTTGCCAACGATTACTATAATTTGCAAGCGTCAGATGAGTTAGTCCGCATTAACCAGTCTGCTGTAACAAACGCTCAAGCAAGTTTACGTGACGCTCAAGCATTAGAACAGGCTGGCGTAGGAACGCGATTTGATGTACTGCAATCTGAAGTACAACTTGCTAATGCCACACAAGAATTAACAAATGCTCTAAGTCAGCAGCAAAATAGTCGCCGTCAATTAGCCGCACGGCTAAGTTTAGCACAGTCAGTAAGTCTTGCAGCAGCAGAGCCAGTTCAAATTGCAGGGCTATGGAACTTACCGCTCGAAGATAGTATCGTACTCGCATTTCGTAACCGTTCAGAACTTCAGCAGCAATTAGCCCAACGTAATATCAGTGAAGCACAGCGACGGATAGCTTTATCACAACTTGGGCCGCGTGTCAATGTCTTAACAAGTTACGATGTGAATGACACTTTTAATGATGGTTCAGGAATTACCGATAATTATTCTTTGGGGGCTAACGTGTCGCTTAACTTGTACGATGGTGGAGCCGCAAGAGCAAGAGCACGACAAGAAGAAGCAAATATTGCGATCGCAGAGACTAATTTCGCGGATACTCGTAACCAAGTGCGCTTTGAGGTTGAAGAATCCTACAACACTTTGCAGGCAAACTTAGCTAATATTCAAACAGCTTCTGTTGCCTTAGAACAAGCAAGAGAAGCACTACGCTTAGCGCGGCTACGCTTCCAAGCCGGAGTAGGTACACAAACTGAAGTCATTGATGCTGAAAATGCTTTGACTAATGCTGAAGGCAATCGAGTTACTGCAATCTTGGACTACAACCGTGCTTTGGCAAGACTACAACGTGCAATTAGCTCTAGTCAACCACGCTAG
- a CDS encoding PP2C family serine/threonine-protein phosphatase: MNVNDFFRQKNTVEEVSWRVAAASVRGRGHEKVGQLCQDAHFWEKLPEGILVAAVADGAGSANLGKVGAIVAAQTAVKTVRDRLAIPPLPNNDSEWRVLLNEALTVARTTVEAEAVACQLSARELATTLILVVATPSLVVAAQVGDGVAVASDQQGNLISLTTPQFGEYINETTFLVSPQALDTAQITLWQGKTAKIALLSDGLQMLALELDQGKPYAPFFSPLFHFVAQIQDETAAKDQLVSFLRSPRIAERTDDDLTLLLATLS, translated from the coding sequence ATGAACGTGAATGACTTCTTCAGACAAAAGAATACGGTTGAAGAAGTTAGCTGGCGTGTGGCAGCAGCGTCAGTACGTGGTAGAGGTCACGAGAAAGTAGGGCAACTGTGCCAAGATGCACATTTTTGGGAAAAGTTACCTGAAGGAATTTTAGTAGCTGCCGTGGCTGATGGTGCGGGTTCTGCAAATTTAGGGAAAGTTGGTGCAATTGTTGCGGCACAAACAGCCGTGAAAACAGTTCGCGATCGCTTAGCAATACCGCCACTACCTAACAATGATAGTGAATGGCGCGTACTATTAAACGAAGCTCTCACCGTAGCCAGGACAACTGTAGAAGCAGAGGCTGTTGCCTGTCAGCTATCCGCCCGCGAACTTGCAACAACATTAATTCTTGTCGTTGCAACACCTAGCCTTGTCGTTGCAGCCCAAGTTGGTGATGGTGTCGCAGTTGCCAGCGATCAGCAAGGTAATTTAATTTCTTTAACTACGCCTCAATTTGGGGAATACATTAATGAAACAACTTTCCTCGTCTCGCCACAAGCACTTGATACGGCACAAATTACTCTCTGGCAAGGGAAAACAGCTAAGATTGCATTGTTATCTGATGGATTGCAAATGCTCGCTTTGGAATTAGATCAAGGAAAACCCTATGCACCTTTTTTCTCTCCCTTGTTTCATTTTGTTGCCCAGATCCAAGATGAAACAGCAGCAAAAGACCAATTAGTATCTTTTTTGCGTTCTCCGAGGATCGCTGAACGAACAGACGATGATTTAACACTTTTGTTGGCAACACTAAGTTAA